The stretch of DNA TTAGCACGCTAGGCTGCCTCCTTGTACACCTGTGTGTAACACTGCAATTAAATAAtgatacaaaatatataaaataaaataaaaaagaagaaaagtatATTGACCTAACATACAATGAGCAGTTGATTGACAGGGAGATTGCCGTCCATTTGACGGCAGGGAGACTGTAAGGAGGGACCATTACATCGTTGGTATAGAAGACACGTGACCTCGACAAATATGACTTTGTACCTATTTTAGTTGATGGTAGAGCAATTACATTAgtgattttttacaatttttaataaaaagatgTTGATGTGAATGAGAAAGAGGAAGGAAAGAGAAAAATTGAGATATCCTTGTAAGAATAGTTTTTTGTGAGGCCCGcacaagagagagaaaaatgaaaGAAGAGGCGTTTGAGTGCAATACTTATACCGTAGACTATGATCACAAAACAACGTTGTTTCAATAAGTGGAAGAAATGGCTTTCTACATCTCcataactgatactacagttaaTTTTAAATGACACTACAATTatattgaactgatactgtagttgcgCGGGCAGGAgctgtttcatccgtctgttttcattaatcaaaacaacgtcgttttgatgcgctgTCCACATTGCATTATGAACCGCCCGCaatccatagtaaaatttgcggtCTGAGTGTGCTTGGGCTGCAGAGATAGCGCCGACTTGTGCCAGccctatttttttaattttttttttggcctttgattactttttttttcttcccttttttaTCCTTCTCTCTCCTTCCTTTCtctccttaaaaaaaaaaaaaacctcaaataGCTTACTTTATAAACTGTACTTTGATGAATTTTGTATTTTCATGTGATCCATTTTTAGATATAATTATTGTTGTGTAATGGACCTAATGGTAGTAGCTTATAAGCTAGATAGGGGTAGGGAAAAGctagtataataaataaataaatatataaatatataaatactccCATCCCATGATATGAATTGAATCTgcaatcatatcatatatataaatatatgtatctatgtatgtataaatagtCGGATCGCAtgtgttttaaaaaacaaaaaccaaactAACGTAGTGTATGTTGTATATATGGTGGAGTAGAGAGAGTAGAGAGGAGACAACGTAACGGAGATTAGTAGGTAGAGAGTAGAGGTGTCTATGGCGTTTCAGGATCATTTTTCTCAAGAAATGGGTctccagcagcagcagcaaaaCGCGGGCGTTTTGCGGTCTATGCTACCGGAGCagccttctccttctccttctccaaaATCTCCTCCGCCTTCCACGTGGCTCAacactactactaataatagctccctcctcctcctccgccagCAGCAGCGCCACCACTTCTCCTCCTCTGACTTCCTCCACCTCCAAAcctccaacaacaacaacaactccGGCGACTCCTCCACCACCTCCAACCACTGGCTGTCTCCCACGGCGGACGTGAAGAAGCACGGCGGCGGAGAGAGCCCCCCCAATGAAGGTGCAAGTTGGGAGAGGGATAAGTGCAAGGCCGAGCTTCTGAACCACCCGCTCTACGATCAATTGCTGTCGGCTCACGTGTCCTGTCTCAGAATCGCTACGCCCGTTGACCAGCTCCCCAGAATCGACGCCCAGCTTGCTCAGTCCCAAAACGTCGTCGCTAAGTACTCCTCCCTTCTCGCCCACACCCAACCTCCCCTTCACGATAAAGACCTTGATCAATTTATGGTAATTCCGCTCCGCTACCTTTAATTTTCTTctgttttcatttttcaaattcattatattatatatatattatcaaatttgtGTCAGTCAATCGTACCGCAccaatttaactttaatttaatttaatttgcatcaCATACATACTATACAATTGTGCATCATATCATATGGGGTTGTACGTATGGTAGTAGTTTCACTGTACTAGTCTTAGTTTGTTACAGTTATGGTGTTGTTTGAATGAAGAGTTTTGGGAAATTAAAGGATAAGTTGTACGTGATCGAGCTGAGGATGGATGGAAGCTAAGGCATTATTATTAATTCCAGTCAATATAATTAagaacatacatacatacatgcatgttttgctttttctttctGCCTTTACAAGATAGATATCAAGTGTGTGTAATATCTGGAATGTCGCATCAAAGAGGAACATTGTAGGCCTTGATCCACTAATTATTGGAGTGCTATAGAGAATCTCTCTCTTTCGTTCTTTCTTTCTTGATGTTTGTTATGTTTCAATTTCCACTTGTATGTTACTTggtcttttctttaatttgttgtgttcGATCTATCTCATCAGTGTGTGTTTTTCTTccacaaattcaaaataataataatattcttcaTTTTGCTTCTAATCTTTAATAGTACATACATTTTGTAATCCCAAGTCCCAACCAAATCGCATACACATCTACAAATTAAAAACCATATATGATTTATGGATCTTCATTCTGCTTTAATTTATGTATGCCATGCCGTACAACACTAATTCATTTCTCTGTTTTATTATTTTCCAGCTAGCTTTTAGCTTTTAAGATATTGCTATAGAAACGGagtatgtgtttgtttgtttgttatcattCACATCACATGCATCAACTTtacctttatttttttgtttgttccttGTGATGTAGACACATTATGTTCTATTGCTCTCTTCCTTTAAAGAACAACTACAACAACATGTCCGAGTCCACGCTATGGAAGCTGTGATGGCCTGCTGGGAACTTGAGCAGTCCCTACAGAGCTTAACAGGTGAGTGATGAGTGAGTGAGTGGATGGGGATTGAGGaggcattatattatttattaacattaaaGTGATTTTTAAAAACAGGGGTAGCGCCAGGTGAAGGAACAGGTGCAACAATGTCTGATGATGAGGATTATGAGGCAGGGGCAGGGGCAGGGGGGGATAGTGACACCAACTTTTTTGATGGAGTAGCAGACACCATGGGCTTTGGACCTCTGGTGCCTACTGAAACTGAGAGGTCACTCATGGAGCGGGTGAGACAAGAACTTAAGCATGACCTCAAACAGGGCTACAAGGAAAAGATAGCAGACATCAGAGAGGAAATTTTGCGGAAAAGAAGAGCAGGGAAGCTGCCGGGTGATACTACATCTGTCTTAAAAGCATGGTGGCAATCCCATTCTAAATGGCCTTATCCAACAGTAAGTACACGCATAAACCACAAACATTTTTCTCACCCTCACCCTCTTCTTCATTAATCATTATGCTTCTGCTACTTTAGGAGGAAGACAAAGCAAGATTAGTACAGGAAACTGGCTTGCAACTCAAACAGATCAACAATTGGTTCATTAaccaaaggaaaagaaattggCATAGCAATCCttcatcttcctcttcttctcagAAGACCAAACGCAAGAGGTACGCTACACTGCTTGCTTAATCACTCAATGCATCATATCATATACAATACCAACTCAATTCTTGGAAAAGCAGTGCAGCTGAAAAATTGAGCAGCGAGCATTTCATGTGAAGGGCCAAAGACAAGGAGATCAAAGAAAGAAAACATATCCTGTCTGTTTTTGTATCCAAAGCCATTGCCAAAACTAGTTCACACCAATACTTAAAGTAGAGGATACAAGATTCAACAACCAAGCATTATACAAGAATTGCCACTGCTCACTCGTGTTCACCAAAGGTTTGGCAAAACTAAAATTAAACCACACACTGATCAATTCTAGTTGACTAGACTAGATTATGGTACCGTACCGTGTTTTTTGTTAGCACAAGTAGGAGGTGTAGATTATGGTTAGGGGCTCCAGGTAGTTTATATAATACTACTAATGTACTGCATCAACAATATAAACCTACTTTATTAAGTTGAGATGAGATGCACATAAACTGTTTTATATGTGTTCTATTAATGCTTATATAATTGATCCATATCTGCCCCACCATGTATTTTAACAGTCAAACTTACTCCACCAATTTTTGTTTAAGGTGAATACCTATCAATTATGCTATTTAGATATAtgtgaaaaagaaattgtatGCCTATCCCATGCCCCCCATGCATAAACAATTAAGTGAATTACCAAGTATTAAGCATAACTGAAATATGCAGCTCAAGAAAGTACCCCGTAAAGATAACACACATAAGAAGGAATTTGAAGAATTCATAACTGTAAAACACTCCCAAAATAGAAGTAGGTCACTAAATTggagatttgattaaaattatattttttttttaaatttcttttttttttctaatgatACCAATTACATTTTAGCTTCTATATGTGTCACATTCAATTTCGACATTCTGAGCAAGTAAAATAGGAGAAGACAATAACAGTGTATAAATGTATTAACATTAACTCTTAACTTAGGTTTGTTTTGAGGGGATTGGCTGCTGTTCTTTTTGAAGCTTAGATCCTATTGCCCGCAGCTCATTTGCAATCGCAGTGAAGCTTGGCCTTTCTGATGGTTCTGCTGACCAGCATCTCTCCATAAGTGATTTCCAATCAGCACCACATGATTCTGGCACAGTAGGCCGCAACGTGTTGCTCACTATACCACCTGTCACGAGGAGCTCAAACTAATTACCCAAAATTCAACTGaaaacaaaatgattttttaccACATGTAAAAGCTTACCAATTATGGCCCCATAGTGCAAGTCCGCGTATGGTTCTTCTCCAGTTAGAAGTTCCCACATTACAATTCCAAATGAAAATACATCAACCTAAAAGCAAAACCGTTCATGTGGTCAggctcaaaagaaaaataatgataGCTCCCTGATTCTGAGAACACAATAATCTCAAGCACTGCTTAAAGATactattgataataataataatatcatttgaGAGGGTAAGATGATAAATTACCTTCTCACAGACAAGGCTACTGCTCCCATTAAGAAGCTCCGGTGCCATCCAAGGGAGAGTTCCTCGCACACCCCCTGAGATTAATGTCTGGCATTTCACTTTGGACAGCCCTAAATCACCAACCTAAACAGAGCAAGAAAATGTAATCCAAGCTTTGGTGATGGACATTGATTCAATGTGGAATCCAAGAAGAAAAAAGAGGGCGTATTCAAAGTGGGGAAGAGTGCATAATCATGCCAAAATTTGAGCATAGtcaaaattttgtcaaattgaCCAGCAGTGAAATATTGACATGTgatgataaattgataatattggAAAGgagtaatttcaatttttttggcaGAAGAAAGGAGGAACTACACAATAATGTGCAGTATACGCACATAGTTTTTTTTCCTGCAGATATGGAACATAAAGATTAAGCTAGTCACTGACCTTGCATATCGGTCTGTGTGGATCACGGAGATTAACCAATAAATTATCACTTTTCAAGTCAAAGTGTACTATATTCTTCCCATGCAAGTACTCCATTCCAAAGGCTACATCCATTGATATCAGGAGACACTTCCACTTATCAAGGTTCCTGATCACATTTAACAATGCATCAAATTCCATCATGGTTTTAAGAAAGGTATAAGATGTGATTGATGACAGGgaataaatagtaaattttgattaaaatttaatgcaattaaaaaaaaagtataaataaaagAGCAAGACTTGGAAAACTCCTTTTAACGAGTCTCAATATCTTTAAAATCACGTGCTCTATGTatctttactttttgttttctgCCTCAGTAAGTACATCAACCAAATCATTTTAGAAATAAACCATCTATCATTTTGTTTTCACTCCAAACTCCAAAGGGATTAGGGACAGACCCATCCATGCAACAGttaaatgtttatattatataaatcaagGAGAATTATGAGTATAAAATTTAAGGAACTGTGTAAAGAATCACAATTAGTTGTGAAGGTGTGCCTAAAAAGCATCGCAGATGCAAGTTGTCTCTTTAAATTGCAGGTGTGATGCACAAAGAGTTGAATCAAGCACAGTGACTACAGATGACATGAATAGGATCTGATGAAGAAGGCATTATTATAAACACTGTTACCTCTCACTCTTCTGCAGAGCAGTCCTCAAAGAACCATTTACCATGTACTCTGTAACAGTTGCCACAGAACCACCAGGTCCATCAAGCACAACACCATAGAACGCAACAACATTTGGATGATGCAAGTCTGCAAGTTTGATTGCTTCATTCCAGAAGTCATTCCTCTAATTGAAGACACAACAGCAACGTCATTAGTTATGTAGgcaaaaaggaaggaaaaaatCATAACTTGCAAATTGGAGATACGAACCATGCGCTCTTGTTCTGAATGTTTTCCAGCAAAACACCTGGCATTGATTCGTTTGATTGCAACATCAGTTCCCCTCCACTTTCCATGGTAAACAGTACCAAAAGTACCAGAACCCAACTCTCGAATCTCTTCAAGGTCACTATTCTTTATAATCTAGCAATGAAGAAAAGGAAGCACAGATGGTACAAGTTGGATTAGTAAGTAATTAAGGACCATAAATACAACAATCATTTAGTAGAGCAAAACAGAATATCTCGAACCTGTAAATGCCCAATGTCATCTGAAACTGGAAAGCCAAAATTTTCCCTCACTggacattttgtttttatttcctGAATAATATAACTTACAGATATGTTAAACaaccaaaataagaatatacacaaataaaaatacacaaaataaattaacagGCATGCATATGTATGCAGCTGCTATGGACAGAGAAAAGACCTCAAATTTATCTCTATATTGCCTCTCTCCTTGAACAATCTGATCTTCGCCATTCCTCTCACCTGTGGAAGCAGGCTCACTCCTCCCATGTATAGGTAAATTTCGGTCAGAAGACATAGATGAATGAAGAACAGAAGTAGCTACACCTTCAGCAACAGCCTGAATTTCCTGCTTGATCATTTCCTCTGCTGAACCTTCAATAGAAGAGAAGATAGCAAACAAGTAGCAAGTTTAAGAAAATAAGAATGCAAGATCTCAAAGAGTATGCCAAGCACAAATCTGCTTGCCTTTGTTGGAGAGTGTGTGTTCAATTGCAATGTCCAAATTGCCAGGAAGCTGGGAAACTCTGGCATTCAATTGCATCTCTGCTCCTAATCCTCCAAGACTGCCTATTGGCAGCTCATCATTACTTCCCAGACAACTCACACCAGAATTATCCTTGAGGACCTTGGCATCCACTGGTTCCTTTCTCACTTGAAGTTTGTTGGGTTGAGGAGGGAAATGAGCATCATGCTGCGTACTCCAAGGATCCTGATTGCTAAATAGTGAATTTGAACTTTCCTGTGCATCTCCTAACTTAAAAGATGGAGATACAGATGTTGTATTTCCATCTGATGAGACAAGCTCAATACCTCGGGGCTCTAACAAATGTTCATTGAAGAGTGGGACTCTCTCTTTTGGATGAGTGGATTCAAGACCAGAGAAAGGACAGCTGCCAAGAGGAATCTCATCAGGGGCCAAATGATAAACTCCATGCttcgaatgcacaaatacaTTGGAGTCCCCTAAACGAGAAGGCTGTGGGGCTTCATATGGTTCTTGAGCCCGCATAGTTTGAAAGTAAAAAGGTTCATTTCGGGGACTATGTGACATTTCATACGGTTTTAGGTGATTTGTATCAAGAACAGTATTTTTGCTAAAAGTGGAATCAATAAATACCTCCCTACCACCAACCTGTTGACTTCTACTTTCCAAGAATTCATTCTTTCTAAAATTATCAACTAGTGACTTATTCTGCTCACTGTTGGCTAGAATTTCAGCCCGTTGTATCCTAAGGTTTTCCATCCTACCCTCAATTTGCTTCAGGTGCTCATAAGCATTTGTAGATTCTAAATTATCTTCTTTAGGACGCATCATAGGAATGTGCCCAGTGTAGCCATTTGGTGATTCAAGGATAAGGCTTTCTGTAGTGGGTAAACGCATCCCAGCAGTAAGGAGGTCATCAGGAACTGCTTTGTTAGCCACCACCTCCTGTTTAACCTGGTACTGCATTGGAACAAAAGGTTGCTCAGGAGCATTAACCGAGCTTGACTGAGCAACAGTACCCATAAATGGCCCACACAGATTAGGAACACCAGTAGTTAATCCCATCACACCCAAAGGGACTGCTACTTTAGGATGCTCTGGATTCTCAACACTCTCTAAGACCCCAGTTCCCTCTGCAAGAGTTTGTCCAATTTCACGATCCATATGGCCAATGAATCTTTGTGCAACAGCAGCTCCTTGCTCATTGGTGCACTCCAATATAGTTCCACATGTGACAGCCGTAGGCAGTTCAAGGTTCTGTCCTGAACTCGAATCAGATATGCTGTTCACAGGGCTACCACTTTTGTTTTGTGCTGCTGTATCCGAATGGGCATGAGGCAATGATTTTTGACACATTTGACAATCATCATATCTAGTGGTTGCCTCTGGTGCAGTTGTTACTGGATGACCCGCCCAACCTTCAGAAACTGCTACCTGTTGGGGATGAGGAATTTGATGCCAGCCATATGGTCCACCAAACATTGTAGTAGGGAGCTGAGGCTGATAGGTGTTGCACCCTTGATCCCGACTAAACTGGACAAACTGCTGCCCCACTGTGCTTTCTGAAGGATGTTGTTCTAATCTAGTTTGTTGGGGTTGAAACCTTGGAACCAAATTAGGATTCATACTGACATGAGAAGTCATTGTTGTGTGAACTGCAGGAACAAACTGCTGAGGTGTAGCACCAGCAGTTATATGCTGCTGCGTAAACACTGGCCCAATAGTGCCCATCAGCTGTGTAGGAAAGCTCATCTGAGAAGTGGAGTGTACATAATCTGCATGGCTTAATGCTTCCCTTTGAGGATCCACATAACTCATAGGAAAAGTCACGCTTGGTTGCTTCAAATCATAACCAgtttgctgctgctgctgctgctgtagTAGAGTAACAGGCACAGATTTCTTGGATGCATGCTCGGGGGCAGCAAATGCAGTCCCCGGAAGACCAGACCTGACCATCGGAATGCCAAAAGGAGCAGCAGATGTGTTGGCATAAATTGCAGGAGTAGTATCTGTGTAAACCATTCTAGAAGCAGAGTCAGGAGAAAGAGCAGATGTTGCACTAGGTGATATTGCATCAGTAGATGGTGATCTTGTGATCTCTGAATGAACATGGCATGAGAAATCAAGAACCTCACCGCTACTGCTCAAATCTGAGTTCTGCGTTGAAACAGCACTAGCAGTACTACCGAACCTCGCAATGCCGCCATCAGTAATTCCGTTTACTGCCTCAACATAACGCTGCCCAGTATCCTGTAGATCACCAAATTGCATCACACTAGGGGAATCCATTTCTGAAGCTGGAAACAGAAACATCCTGAGTTTAGCTGAACCATCAGATGATCTTTCAGCCAACTTTTGATACTCATCCATCATATTATCAAGATCATCAGGACAAGAAATAGACACAAGGGCATCAAGATCCTCATCAGGCAACTGGTACTTGATTGCCACATCTTGGCCACAGGTATCTGTCACCTTCTTTACCAAATCAGAAAAACTCACATCCCTCCTAATGCTGAGGATCCTAGTTTGCCCTCCAACATATCTCAACGTCCCATCACTCGGCCTAGGCAATATTTTGCCACCAAAACTACACAAAAACTTCACTATCCTAACTGGGGCCGAATCTTCGCCACCTTCGTCACTAGTATGATCACTCCCACAATTTGGGCCAAAATTTGAATTGGGATTGAATCCAGGAGTGCCGGGCACGACCCCGGAGGGTGCTGCCGGCACAACCTGTTGGACCCACGTGGCCACACCAGGAGGGCCGTTGCTATATCCTAGCCCTACAAATCTAGCATCATTTGCATTTCCAGGAATATAAAGCATGGGTATGGAGGAGCCAGGACTGCCATCCCGATGCTGAGTTGCAGCAAAGAACCCCTCTATTGGCCTTCCTGAACAGGTTGCTGGAGAAATGCGGGGGTCTTCTGGAATCGTCCTACAAATGTTCAATGGCCGCAGATCATTGTGCATTGGACTCTGATCAAAAGCCATACCTAAATGCTTAtacctatttattattttattttattttattttatatataacaataacaaaTCTTTTTTTGATCAAGCACGATAAGGATAGAGATTAGAGAGAGAGCAACAAGGGTTTCCTTGTGAACTTGGAGGGTATTCCCCTGCATTTAGCCTTCGTCAATCAACTGAAAACAAAGTAACAAAACAATATGAGCCTCGGAACGTCTAATAGCCCTACCTAGCTTTTacaaaataagaatcaaatGCCCAATGCAAACATGCATTCACAGAATTAAGGATAACCAGCTTATGCTTATGTCGATCCattcaaagaagaagaagaagaagaagaagaagaagaagaaagtaccAATCTTAAAGGTGGCCGGTGGCCGGTGGCGAGTCTTCGAAcaatctctctccctctccctctctccctctctctcgtctctgttatataataaaatataaaaagatcattGCTTTCCCGTTTGggtttttttgaattttctggTGTCTGAGATTTCGTACGAATTTTGGTGCAGAGAAAAGAAAGAGGGAAAATGGATGTCACTTTCGAAGGAAAGAGGATTATGATTTTTTTGCCTTAACATATCCTCTTTCTTCTGGTGATAGATAGATAGTACTAGGAATCAAagatttgttggtttgtaaattCGTAATGAAAGGATATGGCCCAggattacacatttatattgTATGCTAGGGGTATATGAGTAATACTTCATGTCATATTTAACTAACATATTTTAGTGTGTAATATATCCACAAATTAATACTGATTCCtttgaataataattacttatttataaatatatacatacaagtttTTGCTCTCAAGTCAATGAACCTACTcatcacaattttaaaataaaagagaataatcaaataaacaCTTAAACTTTACTCAAAAATATAATCAAACTACACTAGACAGTGCATGTGCATGCGCATGCTACCAACCTCTcattaaaatagaatttaaagTTTCCcataaacatattatatatgagaatgacaagaaaataaattattgttaagAAGGGCCAACTGCTAGCAACATGGCAAGGCAATTAATCCCCCTTAGCTTATTATTACAgatccaacaaattaaaattattttggagTAGCAAATGCAACATAGTCTGGTGGACCATAGGGCTGTACCAAGTCCAATAGCCACCCCTTCTTTCTTCTTGGGTTGCACCCAACATCTCTGCACAGCTGATCATTATACCATATATGCAGAGCCCCAATGCATGGTCCTCTGTAAGCCTCCCCTGAGTATTTTCTCATGTACTTTTCCCACTCCCAAACATCCTTTTCCATCTCCTTTATGCTTGGCATCTTGAATTTCTCATCAAGAAAATGTGCCAACCATTGGCATCTCACATCAAAGGTATAAAGGTTTGCTAAACTCTCTGAATGCCCTATTATTGCTATCCCAGGAATCCGCGGAGGAATCA from Ipomoea triloba cultivar NCNSP0323 chromosome 7, ASM357664v1 encodes:
- the LOC116025708 gene encoding uncharacterized protein LOC116025708; protein product: MAFDQSPMHNDLRPLNICRTIPEDPRISPATCSGRPIEGFFAATQHRDGSPGSSIPMLYIPGNANDARFVGLGYSNGPPGVATWVQQVVPAAPSGVVPGTPGFNPNSNFGPNCGSDHTSDEGGEDSAPVRIVKFLCSFGGKILPRPSDGTLRYVGGQTRILSIRRDVSFSDLVKKVTDTCGQDVAIKYQLPDEDLDALVSISCPDDLDNMMDEYQKLAERSSDGSAKLRMFLFPASEMDSPSVMQFGDLQDTGQRYVEAVNGITDGGIARFGSTASAVSTQNSDLSSSGEVLDFSCHVHSEITRSPSTDAISPSATSALSPDSASRMVYTDTTPAIYANTSAAPFGIPMVRSGLPGTAFAAPEHASKKSVPVTLLQQQQQQQTGYDLKQPSVTFPMSYVDPQREALSHADYVHSTSQMSFPTQLMGTIGPVFTQQHITAGATPQQFVPAVHTTMTSHVSMNPNLVPRFQPQQTRLEQHPSESTVGQQFVQFSRDQGCNTYQPQLPTTMFGGPYGWHQIPHPQQVAVSEGWAGHPVTTAPEATTRYDDCQMCQKSLPHAHSDTAAQNKSGSPVNSISDSSSGQNLELPTAVTCGTILECTNEQGAAVAQRFIGHMDREIGQTLAEGTGVLESVENPEHPKVAVPLGVMGLTTGVPNLCGPFMGTVAQSSSVNAPEQPFVPMQYQVKQEVVANKAVPDDLLTAGMRLPTTESLILESPNGYTGHIPMMRPKEDNLESTNAYEHLKQIEGRMENLRIQRAEILANSEQNKSLVDNFRKNEFLESRSQQVGGREVFIDSTFSKNTVLDTNHLKPYEMSHSPRNEPFYFQTMRAQEPYEAPQPSRLGDSNVFVHSKHGVYHLAPDEIPLGSCPFSGLESTHPKERVPLFNEHLLEPRGIELVSSDGNTTSVSPSFKLGDAQESSNSLFSNQDPWSTQHDAHFPPQPNKLQVRKEPVDAKVLKDNSGVSCLGSNDELPIGSLGGLGAEMQLNARVSQLPGNLDIAIEHTLSNKGSAEEMIKQEIQAVAEGVATSVLHSSMSSDRNLPIHGRSEPASTGERNGEDQIVQGERQYRDKFEEIKTKCPVRENFGFPVSDDIGHLQIIKNSDLEEIRELGSGTFGTVYHGKWRGTDVAIKRINARCFAGKHSEQERMRNDFWNEAIKLADLHHPNVVAFYGVVLDGPGGSVATVTEYMVNGSLRTALQKSERNLDKWKCLLISMDVAFGMEYLHGKNIVHFDLKSDNLLVNLRDPHRPICKVGDLGLSKVKCQTLISGGVRGTLPWMAPELLNGSSSLVCEKVDVFSFGIVMWELLTGEEPYADLHYGAIIGGIVSNTLRPTVPESCGADWKSLMERCWSAEPSERPSFTAIANELRAIGSKLQKEQQPIPSKQT
- the LOC116025710 gene encoding homeobox protein knotted-1-like LET12, with the translated sequence MAFQDHFSQEMGLQQQQQNAGVLRSMLPEQPSPSPSPKSPPPSTWLNTTTNNSSLLLLRQQQRHHFSSSDFLHLQTSNNNNNSGDSSTTSNHWLSPTADVKKHGGGESPPNEGASWERDKCKAELLNHPLYDQLLSAHVSCLRIATPVDQLPRIDAQLAQSQNVVAKYSSLLAHTQPPLHDKDLDQFMTHYVLLLSSFKEQLQQHVRVHAMEAVMACWELEQSLQSLTGVAPGEGTGATMSDDEDYEAGAGAGGDSDTNFFDGVADTMGFGPLVPTETERSLMERVRQELKHDLKQGYKEKIADIREEILRKRRAGKLPGDTTSVLKAWWQSHSKWPYPTEEDKARLVQETGLQLKQINNWFINQRKRNWHSNPSSSSSSQKTKRKSAAEKLSSEHFM